In one Saccharibacillus brassicae genomic region, the following are encoded:
- a CDS encoding tryptophan-rich sensory protein, with amino-acid sequence MTTKNPYKWLNAVLLAAVIAVNALSTLLPLAGRDTREISDMFKNLLTPAGFAFSIWSVIYVLLIGFAIYAFVAERKGRTSAAAPGPWFAVSCVLNMAWLFCWHYLLIELSVVVMLLLLLSIIMIYIRTRLHGERLEVLDIVFVKLPFSMYLGWISVATIVNISALCTKYEFGNAGWAIAILIVAAVLAFTIGFRFRDGVYPLVFAWALYAISVEQSDTVRSVELTALVISIVLVLFAVWMFIRSIRDRD; translated from the coding sequence TTGACGACGAAAAATCCGTACAAATGGCTGAACGCGGTTCTGCTCGCAGCCGTAATCGCGGTGAACGCCCTGTCGACGCTGCTGCCGCTCGCCGGCCGCGACACGCGCGAAATTTCCGACATGTTCAAAAATCTGCTGACTCCCGCGGGATTTGCTTTCTCCATCTGGTCAGTCATCTACGTGCTGCTGATCGGCTTCGCGATCTACGCGTTCGTGGCCGAACGCAAAGGCCGGACTTCCGCCGCCGCTCCCGGGCCGTGGTTCGCGGTCAGCTGCGTGCTGAACATGGCGTGGTTGTTCTGCTGGCATTATCTGCTGATCGAACTGTCGGTCGTCGTCATGCTGCTGCTGCTGCTCAGCATCATCATGATCTATATCCGTACCCGCCTGCACGGGGAACGCCTGGAAGTGCTGGACATCGTGTTCGTGAAGCTGCCGTTCAGTATGTACCTGGGCTGGATCAGTGTCGCAACTATCGTCAATATCTCCGCCCTGTGCACCAAATACGAATTCGGCAATGCCGGCTGGGCGATCGCCATCCTGATCGTCGCCGCCGTGCTTGCGTTCACGATCGGTTTCCGGTTCCGCGACGGGGTGTACCCGCTCGTCTTCGCCTGGGCGCTGTACGCGATCTCGGTCGAGCAGTCGGACACCGTTCGCTCCGTCGAACTGACCGCTCTCGTGATCTCGATCGTGCTCGTGCTGTTCGCGGTCTGGATGTTTATCCGCTCGATCCGGGACCGGGACTGA
- a CDS encoding glycoside hydrolase family 31 protein, which yields MDTSEAIHPDRVGPMIIQEAWGTIGKALALDHMNGVYVCRGERASLAFVFLGEDLFRMKLFMGREPDLSTTIAVLPRESRPLEAEIEETERVWKLSAGHLVLEIEKQSCAVSVFDLEERLIARQNNISWNPRGAIHSVYDMPGDSHFYGLGEKASFLDKRGERYTMWNTDVYAPHMPEIEALYESIPLLVHLHGQCSYGIFLDNPGRTDFDMRSHGIAYTIGCSTGDYDIYFVYGPELKSVVRGYTELTGRIALPPKWALGYHQSRYSYMDQNEVLHLARTFREKEIPCDVIYLDIHYMDEYRVFTFDPVRFPDPEAMMAELKQLGIRIVPIVDPGVKKDPKYSVYREGVEQGHFSRKLEGDIFFGDVWPGTSAFADFTNDTASEWWGNLHKYYTDLGIPGIWNDMNEPAVFNASKTMDLDVMHGNNGNPKTHEELHNLYGLLMSKATYEGLKRNMDGQRPFVLTRAGYSGIQRYAAVWTGDNRSFWEHMALAMPMVLNMGLSGLAFAGPDIGGFAHHASAELLVRWTQMGVLFPYCRNHSSIGTLRQEPWSFGPEIEGILREYIGLRYRWMPHLYNLFHEASETGLPPMRPLLLEYQNDPHVTNLCDQFLVGSDVLAAPIYRPDTEHRAVYLPEGDWFDYWTGEKLAGGRHILAHAPLSVMPLYVKAGAVIAEGEPKLYADDRTDETLTLRVYGASAEEGFKASYSLYEDDGSSFDYASGVSSLIEFELRGEAGGLELSYRYERRGYAANRNLLRFALVCTAFKPSSVEGLGEITAEDAEHGREGWYVDAQTGGLMLQVQDTSQGAVFKLCG from the coding sequence ATGGATACGAGTGAAGCGATACACCCCGACCGCGTGGGACCGATGATTATTCAGGAAGCGTGGGGCACGATTGGCAAAGCCCTGGCGCTGGACCATATGAACGGCGTCTACGTCTGTCGCGGAGAGCGAGCGTCGTTGGCGTTCGTGTTCCTCGGCGAAGACCTGTTCCGCATGAAGCTGTTCATGGGCCGGGAACCGGACCTGTCCACGACGATCGCCGTGCTGCCGCGCGAGAGCCGGCCGCTGGAAGCGGAGATCGAAGAAACGGAGCGCGTCTGGAAACTGAGTGCCGGCCATCTAGTGCTGGAGATCGAGAAGCAGTCGTGCGCCGTATCGGTGTTCGATCTCGAAGAACGGCTTATTGCCCGCCAGAACAACATCAGCTGGAATCCGCGCGGAGCCATTCATTCGGTGTACGACATGCCGGGCGACTCGCACTTTTACGGATTGGGCGAAAAAGCGAGCTTTCTCGATAAGCGCGGCGAACGCTACACGATGTGGAATACCGACGTGTACGCGCCGCATATGCCGGAGATCGAGGCGCTGTACGAATCGATTCCGCTGCTCGTCCATCTGCACGGCCAATGCTCGTACGGCATTTTCCTCGATAATCCCGGCCGTACCGACTTCGATATGCGCTCGCACGGCATCGCCTACACGATCGGCTGTTCGACGGGCGACTACGACATCTACTTCGTGTACGGTCCCGAACTCAAAAGCGTCGTACGCGGCTATACCGAGCTGACCGGCCGGATCGCGCTGCCGCCCAAATGGGCGCTCGGCTACCACCAGTCCCGTTACAGCTACATGGACCAGAACGAAGTGCTGCATCTGGCGCGAACGTTCCGGGAAAAAGAAATTCCGTGCGACGTCATCTACCTCGACATCCATTACATGGACGAATACCGCGTGTTCACGTTCGATCCGGTCCGTTTTCCCGATCCCGAAGCGATGATGGCCGAACTGAAGCAGTTGGGCATCCGTATCGTGCCGATCGTCGATCCCGGCGTCAAAAAAGACCCGAAGTATTCCGTGTACCGCGAAGGCGTCGAACAGGGCCATTTCAGCCGCAAACTCGAAGGCGACATTTTCTTCGGGGACGTGTGGCCGGGGACGAGCGCGTTCGCCGACTTCACGAACGACACGGCGTCGGAATGGTGGGGCAACCTGCACAAGTATTACACGGACCTCGGCATCCCGGGCATCTGGAACGATATGAACGAGCCGGCCGTCTTCAACGCGTCCAAAACGATGGACCTCGACGTCATGCACGGCAACAACGGCAATCCCAAGACGCATGAGGAGCTGCATAACCTGTACGGGCTGCTCATGTCCAAAGCGACGTACGAAGGGTTGAAAAGAAATATGGACGGCCAGCGTCCGTTCGTGCTGACGCGGGCCGGCTACTCGGGTATCCAGCGGTACGCGGCGGTGTGGACAGGCGACAACCGCAGTTTCTGGGAACATATGGCGCTGGCCATGCCGATGGTGCTCAATATGGGCTTATCGGGCCTGGCGTTCGCCGGACCGGATATCGGGGGCTTCGCGCATCACGCGTCGGCCGAACTGCTCGTGCGCTGGACGCAGATGGGCGTGCTGTTCCCTTACTGCCGCAACCATTCGTCGATCGGGACGCTGCGGCAGGAGCCGTGGTCGTTCGGTCCGGAGATCGAAGGCATTTTGCGCGAATATATCGGGCTGCGCTACCGTTGGATGCCGCATCTGTACAATCTGTTCCATGAAGCGTCCGAGACGGGACTGCCGCCGATGCGCCCGCTGCTGCTCGAATACCAGAACGATCCGCACGTGACCAATCTGTGCGACCAGTTCCTCGTCGGCAGCGACGTGCTGGCGGCGCCGATCTACCGGCCGGACACCGAACACCGCGCCGTCTATTTGCCGGAAGGCGACTGGTTCGATTACTGGACCGGCGAGAAGCTTGCGGGCGGGCGCCATATTCTGGCCCATGCGCCGCTGAGCGTCATGCCGCTGTACGTCAAAGCCGGCGCCGTTATCGCGGAAGGCGAACCGAAGCTCTACGCGGACGACCGGACGGACGAGACGCTGACGCTGCGCGTCTACGGCGCGTCGGCGGAAGAAGGCTTCAAAGCGTCGTACAGCCTGTACGAAGACGACGGATCGAGCTTCGATTACGCGAGCGGCGTCTCGTCGCTGATCGAGTTCGAGCTGCGCGGGGAAGCCGGCGGCCTCGAACTGAGCTATCGCTACGAGCGCAGAGGGTATGCGGCCAATCGCAATCTGCTGCGTTTCGCGCTCGTCTGCACGGCGTTCAAGCCGTCGTCGGTCGAAGGACTCGGCGAGATCACGGCGGAAGACGCGGAGCACGGCCGCGAAGGCTGGTACGTCGACGCGCAGACCGGAGGCCTGATGCTTCAGGTGCAGGATACGAGCCAGGGCGCGGTGTTCAAGCTGTGCGGTTAG